The Oncorhynchus masou masou isolate Uvic2021 chromosome 6, UVic_Omas_1.1, whole genome shotgun sequence genome has a window encoding:
- the LOC135541240 gene encoding putative protein FAM47C, with the protein MASWSVEEIKERTSWTWDDIIAGEKSLPWRQAEAAKEGQRRGRRVHVPSQVHPVAASCTCPEVRVTSPVPPVPVPGIRPPVRLPSPELPATVPSPALPATFHSPEPPKTVHSPDLLRRSTVRNLLRRPEPPETVHSPEPPETVYNPEPPKTVYSPEPPKTVYSPEPPKTVYNPEPPKTVHSPEPPETVHSPEPPETTVYSPEPPKTVYSPEPPKTVYNPEPPKTVYSPEPPETVHSPEPPETTVHSPEPPETVHSPEPPETVQSPEPPQTVHSPEPPETFYSPEPPKTVHSPEPPETVQSPEPPQTVHSPEPPETFYSPEPPKTVYNPEPPETVYSPEPPETVHSPEPPETTVYSPEPPETVHSPEPPKTVYSPEPPKTVYSPEPPETVHSPEPPETTVHSPEPPETVHSPEPPETVQSPEPPQTVHSPEPPETFYSPEPPKTTFYSPEPPETVYSPEPPKTVYNPEPPKTVYSPEPPETVYSPEPPETVYSLEPSKTVYNPEPPKTVYSPEPPKTVYSPEPPKTVYNPEPPKTIYNPEPPKTIYSKTQALRLECCPLCSGSE; encoded by the exons ATGGCATCCTGGTCTGTGGAGGAGATTAAGGAGAGAACATCCTGGACTTGGGACGACATAATAGCAGGAGAGAAGAGCCTGCCATGGAGGCAGGCGgaagcagcaaaggagggacagCGACGAGGTCGGCGAG tgcatGTCCCCAGTCAGGTCCATCCTGTTGCTGCTTCTTGCActtgccctgaggtgcgtgtcaccagcccggtgccacctgtaccggtcccaggcatcaggcctccagtgcgcctccccagtccagagcttccagcgacagttcccagtccagcgCTTCCGGCAacgtttcacagtccggaacctcctaagacggtccacagtccggaccTCCTGAGACgttctacagtccggaacctcctaagacg tccggaacctcctgagacggtccacagtccggaacctcctgagacggtctacaatCCGGAACCTCCtaagacggtctacagtccggaacctcctaagacggtctacagtccggaacctcctaagaCGGTCTACAATCCGGAACCTCCtaagacggtccacagtccggaacctcctgagacggtccacagtccggaacctcctgagacg acggtctacagtccggaacctcctaagacggtctacagtccggaacctcctaagaCGGTCTACAATCCGGAACCTCCtaagacggtctacagtccggaacctcctgagacggtccacagtccggaacctcctgagacg acggtccacagtccggaacctcctgagacggtccacagtccggaacctcctgagacggtccagaGTCCGGAACCTCCtcagacggtccacagtccggaacctcctgagacgttctacagtccggaacctcctaagacggtccacagtccggaacctcctgagacggtccagaGTCCGGAACCTCCtcagacggtccacagtccggaacctcctgagacgttctacagtccggaacctcctaagaCGGTCTACaatccggaacctcctgagacggtctacagtccggaacctcctgagacggtccacagtccggaacctcctgagacg acggtctacagtccggaacctcctgagacggtccacagtccagaacctcctaaGACGGTCTACAGTCCTGAACCTCCtaagacggtctacagtccggaacctcctgagacggtccacagtccggaacctcctgagacg acggtccacagtccggaacctcctgagacggtccacagtccggaacctcctgagacggtccagaGTCCGGAACCTCCtcagacggtccacagtccggaacctcctgagacgttctacagtccggaacctcctaagacg acgttctacagtccggaacctcctgagacggtctacagtccggaacctcctaagaCGGTCTACAATCCGGAACCTCCtaagacggtctacagtccggaacctcctgagacggtctacagtccggaacctcctgagacggtctacagtctAGAACCTTCTAAGACGGTCTACAATCCAGAACCTCCtaagacggtctacagtccggaacctcctaagacggtctacagtccggaacctcctaagaCGGTCTACAATCCGGAACCTCCTAAGACGATCTACAATCCGGAACCTCCTAAGACGATCTACA